From the Alkalibacter rhizosphaerae genome, one window contains:
- a CDS encoding IS6 family transposase — MTENLFKWKHYESGIIVLCIRWYLEYPLSYRMLVEMMAERGLKVTHTTIMRWVHQYSPILDERIRNRVKKTKDSWRMDETYLKIKGKNAYLYRAVDSDGNTVDFYVSENRDKNAARKFFKKSVKAPHNQQRRVITTDKYGATEIAILEEIYYGSLSCKTQYRMTKYLNNIIEQDHRFIKKKINPMLGFHSYESALKTICGIEIMHMIRKGQVEGIQCVHSEVSVINEVLGIGA; from the coding sequence ATGACGGAAAATCTTTTTAAATGGAAGCATTATGAATCAGGGATTATTGTCTTATGTATCAGGTGGTATCTGGAATATCCTCTGAGTTATAGGATGCTGGTAGAAATGATGGCGGAAAGAGGTTTGAAAGTAACTCATACCACAATCATGAGATGGGTCCATCAATATTCCCCAATCCTTGATGAAAGAATCCGCAATAGAGTCAAGAAAACAAAAGATTCCTGGCGAATGGACGAAACATATTTGAAGATTAAGGGAAAGAATGCATATCTGTACCGGGCCGTGGATTCGGATGGGAACACGGTAGACTTCTATGTTTCAGAGAATCGTGACAAGAATGCCGCAAGAAAGTTCTTCAAGAAATCGGTAAAAGCTCCTCACAATCAGCAGCGAAGAGTCATTACAACGGACAAATATGGAGCGACAGAAATCGCTATTCTTGAAGAGATCTATTATGGAAGTTTGAGTTGTAAAACGCAATACCGGATGACAAAATATTTGAATAATATTATAGAGCAGGATCATCGGTTCATAAAAAAGAAGATCAATCCGATGCTTGGTTTTCATAGTTATGAAAGTGCATTGAAGACCATTTGTGGAATTGAAATAATGCACATGATTCGAAAAGGACAGGTTGAAGGAATTCAATGTGTCCACTCTGAAGTGAGCGTGATAAATGAAGTGCTTGGGATAGGGGCATAA
- a CDS encoding IS256 family transposase: MSQDQVRQFIKENEIQSVEDIQNVLKDMFAETLQGMLEGEMDTHLGYQKHEDAKKETANRRNGHSSKSVRSDYGEVSLDIPRDRESEFEPVIVKKGQRNVTGIEDQVIALYAKGVSTRDIQAHLEQLYGIEVSPTLISNITNKIMPTIKEWQNRPLMRTYAMVFLDAIHYKVKQDGMIVNKAAYMVIGIDMDGQKDVLGMWIGENETSKFWLVVLNELKNRGVEDILIVSVDNLKGFNEAIAACYPQAEIQKCIVHQIRNSVRYVNYKDLRKVTADLKPIYQAPSEEAGLEALNEFEAIWGSKYPLIVSSWRNNWAELATFFKYPPQIRKIIYTTNIIESYHRQLRKVTKGKAIFPTDDALMKMLYLVTQDVMKKWTGRVHNWGQILLQLSVFFPERVKSYLP; encoded by the coding sequence ATGTCCCAGGATCAAGTAAGGCAGTTTATCAAAGAAAACGAGATTCAATCCGTGGAGGATATCCAAAACGTCCTCAAAGACATGTTTGCAGAAACGCTGCAAGGCATGCTGGAAGGGGAAATGGATACTCATCTCGGGTACCAGAAACACGAAGATGCCAAAAAAGAAACTGCAAATCGTCGAAATGGACATAGTTCCAAATCAGTCCGCAGCGATTATGGCGAAGTGAGTCTGGACATTCCACGGGATCGAGAGAGTGAATTCGAACCTGTAATCGTCAAGAAAGGCCAAAGAAACGTGACCGGCATCGAAGATCAAGTCATAGCCTTGTACGCCAAAGGGGTCAGCACAAGAGACATTCAAGCTCATTTGGAGCAGCTCTATGGGATTGAGGTTTCCCCTACCTTGATATCCAACATTACAAACAAAATTATGCCTACCATAAAGGAATGGCAAAACCGCCCTCTTATGAGGACTTATGCCATGGTTTTCTTGGATGCCATTCATTATAAAGTCAAACAAGATGGTATGATTGTCAATAAAGCGGCCTATATGGTCATCGGCATCGACATGGATGGACAGAAGGATGTCCTGGGCATGTGGATTGGCGAAAACGAAACCTCCAAGTTCTGGCTGGTAGTACTCAACGAACTGAAAAACCGGGGTGTGGAGGATATTCTTATTGTCAGCGTCGATAATCTAAAAGGTTTTAACGAAGCAATCGCTGCCTGCTATCCGCAAGCAGAAATCCAAAAATGCATCGTTCACCAGATTCGCAACAGTGTTCGATACGTCAACTATAAGGATCTACGAAAAGTTACAGCTGATTTAAAACCAATCTATCAAGCACCCAGTGAGGAAGCAGGATTGGAGGCACTCAATGAATTTGAAGCCATTTGGGGGAGCAAATACCCTCTTATTGTGAGTTCCTGGCGAAATAACTGGGCGGAACTGGCAACCTTCTTTAAATACCCGCCACAGATCAGAAAGATCATCTATACTACAAATATCATAGAAAGCTACCATCGTCAATTACGTAAAGTGACCAAAGGGAAAGCTATCTTTCCCACAGATGATGCCTTGATGAAAATGCTGTATTTAGTAACGCAGGATGTCATGAAAAAATGGACTGGACGAGTGCACAACTGGGGGCAAATCCTCCTGCAGCTGTCCGTATTCTTTCCGGAACGGGTCAAAAGTTATCTGCCGTAA